One stretch of Oncorhynchus gorbuscha isolate QuinsamMale2020 ecotype Even-year linkage group LG21, OgorEven_v1.0, whole genome shotgun sequence DNA includes these proteins:
- the LOC124007668 gene encoding bone morphogenetic protein 4 isoform X2, giving the protein MKMLFLLLLNCAWGLLLTDDLEGAIEENEELGKAILEMLHINKLSAPHVAKPHPYMRQVYQLLDTQEARDLGSSDGTLVQSFRSVLGPPHAPAGWIWFNVSHLKPSMAVAELVLLRKTLHPDPLSVTVSLHSLTRGASGLSVSPPLEERILTLDQLPPSGYDVFDVSPFMFSSMPLDVVGFQLRYTDESGSLVLHEALTQSLYCLGGGSLSEPLLVVYRARPLRPQTTAATNGFRPERRQRQHCRTRTRSHERRSLFLAKRNGYKRRRFDASSDPQCRLYHRYVDFNQGDLANWILQPSGFNATFCRGTCHIGNSEVSIEGFRPRKTSPEERSVNSSNCVPLELSSLTVMYRSETDDVIIQEFRDARAESCTCQPQAKP; this is encoded by the exons ATGAAAATGCTGTTCCTTCTCCTGTTGAATTGTGCCTGGGGCCTATTGCTCACAGATGACCTGGAAGGTGCCATCGAGGAGAATGAGGAGCTGGGCAAAGCCATTCTGGAGATGCTGCACATCAATAAGCTGTCTGCACCCCATGTGGCCAAACCGCACCCCTACATGAGACAGGTCTATCAGCTTCTGGACACACAAGAGGCCCGAGACTTGGGAAGCTCTGATGGAACACTGGTGCAGAGTTTCCGGAGTGTTCTGG GCCCACCGCATGCCCCCGCAGGATGGATCTGGTTCAACGTCTCCCACCTGAAGCCTTCTATGGCCGTGGCTGAGCTCGTCCTGCTCCGCAAGACCCTCCACCCCGACCCCCTCAGTGTCACAGTGTCCCTGCACAGCCTGACCCGGGGTGCGAGTGGCCTGAGCGTGAGCCCTCCCCTCGAGGAGAGGATCCTGACCCTGGATCAGCTACCCCCGTCTGGCTATGACGTGTTCGACGTGTCCCCCTTCATGTTCTCCTCCATGCCTCTGGACGTGGTGGGCTTCCAGCTGCGCTACACGGACGAGAGTGGGAGCCTGGTGCTTCATGAGGCCCTGACCCAGAGCCTCTACTGCCTGGGAGGTGGCTCCCTCAGCGAGCCCCTGCTGGTGGTGTACCGGGCTAGGCCGCTTCGCCCCCAGACGACGGCTGCCACCAATGGGTTCCGGCCTGAGCGGAGACAGCGCCAGCACTGCCGCACGAGGACGAGGAGCCACGAGAGGAGGAGCCTCTTCCTGGCCAAACGAAATGGCTACAAGCGCCGCCGCTTTGATGCCAGCTCTGACCCACAGTGTCGGCTCTATCACCGCTATGTTGACTTCAACCAGGGCGATCTGGCAAACTGGATCCTACAGCCGTCAGGGTTCAATGCTACCTTCTGCAG AGGTACCTGCCACATTGGGAATTCAGAAGTGTCCATAGAAGGATTTAGACCAAGGAAAACAtcacctgaggagagatcagtgaATAG CTCCAACTGTGTTCCACTTGAGCTGTCATCTCTCACCGTGATGTATAGGAGTGAAACGGATGACGTCATAATCCAGGAGTTTAGAGACGCAAGGGCAGAGAGCTGCACATGCCAGCCACAGGCTAAGCCTTGA
- the LOC124007668 gene encoding bone morphogenetic protein 4 isoform X1 — translation MKMLFLLLLNCAWGLLLTDDLEGAIEENEELGKAILEMLHINKLSAPHVAKPHPYMRQVYQLLDTQEARDLGSSDGTLVQSFRSVLAGPPHAPAGWIWFNVSHLKPSMAVAELVLLRKTLHPDPLSVTVSLHSLTRGASGLSVSPPLEERILTLDQLPPSGYDVFDVSPFMFSSMPLDVVGFQLRYTDESGSLVLHEALTQSLYCLGGGSLSEPLLVVYRARPLRPQTTAATNGFRPERRQRQHCRTRTRSHERRSLFLAKRNGYKRRRFDASSDPQCRLYHRYVDFNQGDLANWILQPSGFNATFCRGTCHIGNSEVSIEGFRPRKTSPEERSVNSSNCVPLELSSLTVMYRSETDDVIIQEFRDARAESCTCQPQAKP, via the exons ATGAAAATGCTGTTCCTTCTCCTGTTGAATTGTGCCTGGGGCCTATTGCTCACAGATGACCTGGAAGGTGCCATCGAGGAGAATGAGGAGCTGGGCAAAGCCATTCTGGAGATGCTGCACATCAATAAGCTGTCTGCACCCCATGTGGCCAAACCGCACCCCTACATGAGACAGGTCTATCAGCTTCTGGACACACAAGAGGCCCGAGACTTGGGAAGCTCTGATGGAACACTGGTGCAGAGTTTCCGGAGTGTTCTGG CAGGCCCACCGCATGCCCCCGCAGGATGGATCTGGTTCAACGTCTCCCACCTGAAGCCTTCTATGGCCGTGGCTGAGCTCGTCCTGCTCCGCAAGACCCTCCACCCCGACCCCCTCAGTGTCACAGTGTCCCTGCACAGCCTGACCCGGGGTGCGAGTGGCCTGAGCGTGAGCCCTCCCCTCGAGGAGAGGATCCTGACCCTGGATCAGCTACCCCCGTCTGGCTATGACGTGTTCGACGTGTCCCCCTTCATGTTCTCCTCCATGCCTCTGGACGTGGTGGGCTTCCAGCTGCGCTACACGGACGAGAGTGGGAGCCTGGTGCTTCATGAGGCCCTGACCCAGAGCCTCTACTGCCTGGGAGGTGGCTCCCTCAGCGAGCCCCTGCTGGTGGTGTACCGGGCTAGGCCGCTTCGCCCCCAGACGACGGCTGCCACCAATGGGTTCCGGCCTGAGCGGAGACAGCGCCAGCACTGCCGCACGAGGACGAGGAGCCACGAGAGGAGGAGCCTCTTCCTGGCCAAACGAAATGGCTACAAGCGCCGCCGCTTTGATGCCAGCTCTGACCCACAGTGTCGGCTCTATCACCGCTATGTTGACTTCAACCAGGGCGATCTGGCAAACTGGATCCTACAGCCGTCAGGGTTCAATGCTACCTTCTGCAG AGGTACCTGCCACATTGGGAATTCAGAAGTGTCCATAGAAGGATTTAGACCAAGGAAAACAtcacctgaggagagatcagtgaATAG CTCCAACTGTGTTCCACTTGAGCTGTCATCTCTCACCGTGATGTATAGGAGTGAAACGGATGACGTCATAATCCAGGAGTTTAGAGACGCAAGGGCAGAGAGCTGCACATGCCAGCCACAGGCTAAGCCTTGA